In the genome of Amia ocellicauda isolate fAmiCal2 chromosome 3, fAmiCal2.hap1, whole genome shotgun sequence, one region contains:
- the maptb gene encoding microtubule-associated protein tau isoform X2 has product MAQQHQDFTMNSSMPEAEQYSSGETMVQGGPDLTTKDSLHQGDQVAFRADVKENGVPVASHMGPGDGPVKEGQEPAGEETVEAPVSEASCADSTPSGEEVQPDTMASVVEDATVTENHGELSEAATAPSAGPGNAEAPSAPGIGQEELAAGFHLPTETLKSSGFAEDELLSLSPEAYVKHETEMKESLSDKTSHPESEEEGLPEGYRHLKKVKPDSEVEEPSPERQAMEWPDFGAGLPAASGFRVTEGSTASPTSSVGSAIAVMALSPAEEYGGQSEIFPSAPVPTDEERKRGLSFDYTEPRNQAGPDGFAAAACTPMRENFIRGISPENASPDSFPEDSTGSPDLLKAELYQQQDVTSAFERPDPKPEGEVGNGDSCMFPAIVKEPVAQLDLDTKPELSGSVNGGPTHKESPTASTVYMETTDEALIDAVKAAQVAEPIGEVTPDYDFLGSINGKGGFVTRQGGAPEVPPEAESRVQGDDGSGEDGLAAWSPSVAAEAMAASSAMTAAKFQKLPHKEDSPTRKTSVPIAQRKAKPKVDAEKDQDKNAKTPKPSSTKARPTSTPKRPSSVTTSPLKKTSSPASSIPASSSSRPSSVSARPGSAGARDPKPRGAEAKTGVKTPGGTRPQAPGSRIPAKTPTPGAQTGTPSASRMDQRKPGAAKHDRESPKTPERSGYSSPSTPKSPSSRSHTPSQQPGGATKEVKKVAVVRTPPKSPASVKNRTPAPLVPMPDLKNVRSKIGSTENIKHQPGGGKVQIVQKKMDFTSVQSRCGSKDNIQHVPGGGNIQIVNKKIDLSNVQSKCGSKSNIRHKPGGGNIEIKSEKLDFKVQSKVGSLGNIGHVPGGGQKKIESHKLTFREQAKARTDHGAEIVYKSPTVSTDGSPRRLSNVSSTGSINMMDSPQLATLADEVSASLAKQGL; this is encoded by the exons ATGGCTCAGCAACACCAGGACTTCACAATGAACTCCTCAATGCCCGAGGCGGAGCAGTACAGCTCTGGGGAGACCATGGTGCAAGGTGGCCCAGATCTGACTACAAAGGACTCCCTGCACCAGGGTGACCAGGTGGCCTTCAGAGCAGATGTGAAGGAGAACGGGGTGCCGGTGGCATCGCACATGGGACCCGGGGACGGCCCAGTGAAAG AGGGCCAGGAGCCTGCAGGGGAGGAGACAGTGGAGGCGCCAGTGTCGGAGGCCTCCTGCGCTGACAGCACCCCCTCTGGAGAGGAGGTGCAACCGG ATACTATGGCTTCGGTCGTGGAGGATGCAACAGTAACGGAGAATCACGGTGAATTATCAGAAGCAGCTACAG CTCCATCTGCTGGGCCTGGGAATGCTGAAGCTCCCTCTGCCCCAGGGATTGGCCAAG aggagcttgcAGCAGGATTCCACCTTCCCACAGAAACCTTGAAGAGTTCAGGCTTTGCTGAGGACGAGCTGTTGAGTCTATCTCCTGAAGCTTATGTAAAACATGAAACCGAGATGAAAGAGAGCCTGTCTGATAAAACCAGCCATCCGGAGTCAGAAGAAGAAGGCCTTCCCGAGGGTTACCGACATCTGAAGAAAGTGAAACCTGACAGTGAAGTAGAGGAGCCCAGTCCTGAGAGACAAGCGATGGAATGGCCGGACTTCGGTGCTGGACTCCCGGCAGCGAGTGGTTTCCGAGTGACTGAAGGCTCGACTGCTTCACCAACCAGCAGTGTAGGGAGCGCTATTGCAGTCATGGCCCTGTCTCCAGCAGAGGAGTACGGAGGGCAGTCAGAGATCTTTCCAAGTGCTCCTGTTCCTACCGATGAAGAAAGGAAACGAGGCCTGTCTTTCGACTACACTGAGCCACGGAACCAAGCTGGTCCAGACGGTTTCGCTGCTGCTGCCTGCACACCCATGAGAGAAAACTTCATTAGGGGGATATCGCCCGAGAACGCGAGTCCTGACTCTTTCCCCGAAGACTCCACAGGTTCTCCAGACTTACTGAAGGCTGAACTGTACCAACAACAGGATGTAACCTCTGCCTTTGAAAGGCCTGATCCTAAACCAGAGGGGGAGGTTGGGAACGGTGACTCCTGCATGTTTCCAGCCATAGTCAAGGAACCTGTCGCCCAGTTGGATCTAGATACAAAACCAGAACTTTCAGGATCTGTAAACGGAGGCCCAACCCACAAGGAATCACCCACCGCCAGCACCGTGTACATGGAGACCACAGATGAAGCTCTCATTGACGCCGTGAAGGCTGCACAAGTTGCAGAGCCCATCGGTGAAGTGACACCAGACTATGATTTCCTGGGGTCCATCAACGGGAAAGGCGGCTTTGTGACCAGACAAGGAGGAGCGCCAGAGGTCCCCCCCGAAGCAGAGTCTAGGGTGCAGGGAGACGACGGTTCAGGGGAGGACGGGCTCGCCGCCTGGTCTCCGAGCGTTGCTGCAGAAGCGATGGCGGCATCCTCAGCCATGACCGCCGCAAAATTTCAGAAACTCCCACACAAAGAAGATTCTCCGACAAGAAAAACTAGCGTTCCCATCGCTCAGAGAAAAG CTAAACCCAAGGTGGATGCTGAGAAAGACCAAGATAAAAACGCAAAG ACACCCAAACCATCTTCTACCAAAGCTAGACCCACTTCCACCCCCAAACGACCCTCCTCAGTCACAACAAGCCCCCTGAAAAAAACCTCCAGCCCGGCCTCGTCCATTCCTGCCTCCTCCTCTAGCAGACCCTCCTCAGTGTCTGCTAGGCCTGGCAGTGCTGGAGCCCGAGATCCCAAACCACGG GGTGCGGAAGCCAAGACTGGGGTCAAGACACCAGGTGGCACTAGACCTCAGGCCCCTGGATCCAGGATCCCTGCAAAAACCCCCACTCCTGGAGCCCAGACAGGCACCCCCTCAG CATCAAGGATGGATCAAAGGAAACCAGGAGCTGCAAAACATGACCGAG AGTCCCCTAAGACTCCGGAGCGCAGCGGGTACAGCAGCCCCAGTACCCCCAAGTCTCCCAGCAGCCGCTCCCACACCCCATCCCAGCAGCCAGGGGGGGCAACCAAAGAGGTGAAGAAGGTGGCCGTGGTGCGCACCCCACCCAAGTCCCCCGCCTCTGTGAAGAACCGCACGCCCGCCCCTCTGGTGCCCATGCCAGACCTGAAAAACGTCAGGTCCAAGATCGGCTCCACTGAGAACATCAAGCACCAGCCAGGAGGAGGGAAG GTGCAAATTGTGCAAAAGAAGATGGACTTTACAAGTGTTCAGTCTAGGTGTGGCTCCAAAGACAATATCCAGCATGTTCCAGGAGGTGGCAAT attCAAATCGTTAACAAAAAGATTGACCTGAGCAACGTGCAGTCCAAATGCGGCTCCAAGTCCAACATTCGTCACAAACCAG GGGGAGGCAACATTGAGATCAAGTCAGAGAAGCTGGATTTCAAGGTCCAATCAAAGGTCGGCTCCCTGGGCAACATTGGCCATGTTCCAGGAGGAGGCCAGAAGAAG
- the maptb gene encoding microtubule-associated protein tau isoform X7: MAQQHQDFTMNSSMPEAEQYSSGETMVQGGPDLTTKDSLHQGDQVAFRADVKENGVPVASHMGPGDGPVKAEGQEPAGEETVEAPVSEASCADSTPSGEEVQPDTMASVVEDATVTENHGELSEAATAPSAGPGNAEAPSAPGIGQEELAAGFHLPTETLKSSGFAEDELLSLSPEAYVKHETEMKESLSDKTSHPESEEEGLPEGYRHLKKVKPDSEVEEPSPERQAMEWPDFGAGLPAASGFRVTEGSTASPTSSVGSAIAVMALSPAEEYGGQSEIFPSAPVPTDEERKRGLSFDYTEPRNQAGPDGFAAAACTPMRENFIRGISPENASPDSFPEDSTGSPDLLKAELYQQQDVTSAFERPDPKPEGEVGNGDSCMFPAIVKEPVAQLDLDTKPELSGSVNGGPTHKESPTASTVYMETTDEALIDAVKAAQVAEPIGEVTPDYDFLGSINGKGGFVTRQGGAPEVPPEAESRVQGDDGSGEDGLAAWSPSVAAEAMAASSAMTAAKFQKLPHKEDSPTRKTSVPIAQRKAKPKVDAEKDQDKNAKGAEAKTGVKTPGGTRPQAPGSRIPAKTPTPGAQTGTPSASRMDQRKPGAAKHDRESPKTPERSGYSSPSTPKSPSSRSHTPSQQPGGATKEVKKVAVVRTPPKSPASVKNRTPAPLVPMPDLKNVRSKIGSTENIKHQPGGGKVQIVQKKMDFTSVQSRCGSKDNIQHVPGGGNIQIVNKKIDLSNVQSKCGSKSNIRHKPGGGNIEIKSEKLDFKVQSKVGSLGNIGHVPGGGQKKIESHKLTFREQAKARTDHGAEIVYKSPTVSTDGSPRRLSNVSSTGSINMMDSPQLATLADEVSASLAKQGL; encoded by the exons ATGGCTCAGCAACACCAGGACTTCACAATGAACTCCTCAATGCCCGAGGCGGAGCAGTACAGCTCTGGGGAGACCATGGTGCAAGGTGGCCCAGATCTGACTACAAAGGACTCCCTGCACCAGGGTGACCAGGTGGCCTTCAGAGCAGATGTGAAGGAGAACGGGGTGCCGGTGGCATCGCACATGGGACCCGGGGACGGCCCAGTGAAAG CAGAGGGCCAGGAGCCTGCAGGGGAGGAGACAGTGGAGGCGCCAGTGTCGGAGGCCTCCTGCGCTGACAGCACCCCCTCTGGAGAGGAGGTGCAACCGG ATACTATGGCTTCGGTCGTGGAGGATGCAACAGTAACGGAGAATCACGGTGAATTATCAGAAGCAGCTACAG CTCCATCTGCTGGGCCTGGGAATGCTGAAGCTCCCTCTGCCCCAGGGATTGGCCAAG aggagcttgcAGCAGGATTCCACCTTCCCACAGAAACCTTGAAGAGTTCAGGCTTTGCTGAGGACGAGCTGTTGAGTCTATCTCCTGAAGCTTATGTAAAACATGAAACCGAGATGAAAGAGAGCCTGTCTGATAAAACCAGCCATCCGGAGTCAGAAGAAGAAGGCCTTCCCGAGGGTTACCGACATCTGAAGAAAGTGAAACCTGACAGTGAAGTAGAGGAGCCCAGTCCTGAGAGACAAGCGATGGAATGGCCGGACTTCGGTGCTGGACTCCCGGCAGCGAGTGGTTTCCGAGTGACTGAAGGCTCGACTGCTTCACCAACCAGCAGTGTAGGGAGCGCTATTGCAGTCATGGCCCTGTCTCCAGCAGAGGAGTACGGAGGGCAGTCAGAGATCTTTCCAAGTGCTCCTGTTCCTACCGATGAAGAAAGGAAACGAGGCCTGTCTTTCGACTACACTGAGCCACGGAACCAAGCTGGTCCAGACGGTTTCGCTGCTGCTGCCTGCACACCCATGAGAGAAAACTTCATTAGGGGGATATCGCCCGAGAACGCGAGTCCTGACTCTTTCCCCGAAGACTCCACAGGTTCTCCAGACTTACTGAAGGCTGAACTGTACCAACAACAGGATGTAACCTCTGCCTTTGAAAGGCCTGATCCTAAACCAGAGGGGGAGGTTGGGAACGGTGACTCCTGCATGTTTCCAGCCATAGTCAAGGAACCTGTCGCCCAGTTGGATCTAGATACAAAACCAGAACTTTCAGGATCTGTAAACGGAGGCCCAACCCACAAGGAATCACCCACCGCCAGCACCGTGTACATGGAGACCACAGATGAAGCTCTCATTGACGCCGTGAAGGCTGCACAAGTTGCAGAGCCCATCGGTGAAGTGACACCAGACTATGATTTCCTGGGGTCCATCAACGGGAAAGGCGGCTTTGTGACCAGACAAGGAGGAGCGCCAGAGGTCCCCCCCGAAGCAGAGTCTAGGGTGCAGGGAGACGACGGTTCAGGGGAGGACGGGCTCGCCGCCTGGTCTCCGAGCGTTGCTGCAGAAGCGATGGCGGCATCCTCAGCCATGACCGCCGCAAAATTTCAGAAACTCCCACACAAAGAAGATTCTCCGACAAGAAAAACTAGCGTTCCCATCGCTCAGAGAAAAG CTAAACCCAAGGTGGATGCTGAGAAAGACCAAGATAAAAACGCAAAG GGTGCGGAAGCCAAGACTGGGGTCAAGACACCAGGTGGCACTAGACCTCAGGCCCCTGGATCCAGGATCCCTGCAAAAACCCCCACTCCTGGAGCCCAGACAGGCACCCCCTCAG CATCAAGGATGGATCAAAGGAAACCAGGAGCTGCAAAACATGACCGAG AGTCCCCTAAGACTCCGGAGCGCAGCGGGTACAGCAGCCCCAGTACCCCCAAGTCTCCCAGCAGCCGCTCCCACACCCCATCCCAGCAGCCAGGGGGGGCAACCAAAGAGGTGAAGAAGGTGGCCGTGGTGCGCACCCCACCCAAGTCCCCCGCCTCTGTGAAGAACCGCACGCCCGCCCCTCTGGTGCCCATGCCAGACCTGAAAAACGTCAGGTCCAAGATCGGCTCCACTGAGAACATCAAGCACCAGCCAGGAGGAGGGAAG GTGCAAATTGTGCAAAAGAAGATGGACTTTACAAGTGTTCAGTCTAGGTGTGGCTCCAAAGACAATATCCAGCATGTTCCAGGAGGTGGCAAT attCAAATCGTTAACAAAAAGATTGACCTGAGCAACGTGCAGTCCAAATGCGGCTCCAAGTCCAACATTCGTCACAAACCAG GGGGAGGCAACATTGAGATCAAGTCAGAGAAGCTGGATTTCAAGGTCCAATCAAAGGTCGGCTCCCTGGGCAACATTGGCCATGTTCCAGGAGGAGGCCAGAAGAAG
- the maptb gene encoding microtubule-associated protein tau isoform X4 produces the protein MAQQHQDFTMNSSMPEAEQYSSGETMVQGGPDLTTKDSLHQGDQVAFRADVKENGVPVASHMGPGDGPVKAEGQEPAGEETVEAPVSEASCADSTPSGEEVQPAPSAGPGNAEAPSAPGIGQEELAAGFHLPTETLKSSGFAEDELLSLSPEAYVKHETEMKESLSDKTSHPESEEEGLPEGYRHLKKVKPDSEVEEPSPERQAMEWPDFGAGLPAASGFRVTEGSTASPTSSVGSAIAVMALSPAEEYGGQSEIFPSAPVPTDEERKRGLSFDYTEPRNQAGPDGFAAAACTPMRENFIRGISPENASPDSFPEDSTGSPDLLKAELYQQQDVTSAFERPDPKPEGEVGNGDSCMFPAIVKEPVAQLDLDTKPELSGSVNGGPTHKESPTASTVYMETTDEALIDAVKAAQVAEPIGEVTPDYDFLGSINGKGGFVTRQGGAPEVPPEAESRVQGDDGSGEDGLAAWSPSVAAEAMAASSAMTAAKFQKLPHKEDSPTRKTSVPIAQRKAKPKVDAEKDQDKNAKTPKPSSTKARPTSTPKRPSSVTTSPLKKTSSPASSIPASSSSRPSSVSARPGSAGARDPKPRGAEAKTGVKTPGGTRPQAPGSRIPAKTPTPGAQTGTPSASRMDQRKPGAAKHDRESPKTPERSGYSSPSTPKSPSSRSHTPSQQPGGATKEVKKVAVVRTPPKSPASVKNRTPAPLVPMPDLKNVRSKIGSTENIKHQPGGGKVQIVQKKMDFTSVQSRCGSKDNIQHVPGGGNIQIVNKKIDLSNVQSKCGSKSNIRHKPGGGNIEIKSEKLDFKVQSKVGSLGNIGHVPGGGQKKIESHKLTFREQAKARTDHGAEIVYKSPTVSTDGSPRRLSNVSSTGSINMMDSPQLATLADEVSASLAKQGL, from the exons ATGGCTCAGCAACACCAGGACTTCACAATGAACTCCTCAATGCCCGAGGCGGAGCAGTACAGCTCTGGGGAGACCATGGTGCAAGGTGGCCCAGATCTGACTACAAAGGACTCCCTGCACCAGGGTGACCAGGTGGCCTTCAGAGCAGATGTGAAGGAGAACGGGGTGCCGGTGGCATCGCACATGGGACCCGGGGACGGCCCAGTGAAAG CAGAGGGCCAGGAGCCTGCAGGGGAGGAGACAGTGGAGGCGCCAGTGTCGGAGGCCTCCTGCGCTGACAGCACCCCCTCTGGAGAGGAGGTGCAACCGG CTCCATCTGCTGGGCCTGGGAATGCTGAAGCTCCCTCTGCCCCAGGGATTGGCCAAG aggagcttgcAGCAGGATTCCACCTTCCCACAGAAACCTTGAAGAGTTCAGGCTTTGCTGAGGACGAGCTGTTGAGTCTATCTCCTGAAGCTTATGTAAAACATGAAACCGAGATGAAAGAGAGCCTGTCTGATAAAACCAGCCATCCGGAGTCAGAAGAAGAAGGCCTTCCCGAGGGTTACCGACATCTGAAGAAAGTGAAACCTGACAGTGAAGTAGAGGAGCCCAGTCCTGAGAGACAAGCGATGGAATGGCCGGACTTCGGTGCTGGACTCCCGGCAGCGAGTGGTTTCCGAGTGACTGAAGGCTCGACTGCTTCACCAACCAGCAGTGTAGGGAGCGCTATTGCAGTCATGGCCCTGTCTCCAGCAGAGGAGTACGGAGGGCAGTCAGAGATCTTTCCAAGTGCTCCTGTTCCTACCGATGAAGAAAGGAAACGAGGCCTGTCTTTCGACTACACTGAGCCACGGAACCAAGCTGGTCCAGACGGTTTCGCTGCTGCTGCCTGCACACCCATGAGAGAAAACTTCATTAGGGGGATATCGCCCGAGAACGCGAGTCCTGACTCTTTCCCCGAAGACTCCACAGGTTCTCCAGACTTACTGAAGGCTGAACTGTACCAACAACAGGATGTAACCTCTGCCTTTGAAAGGCCTGATCCTAAACCAGAGGGGGAGGTTGGGAACGGTGACTCCTGCATGTTTCCAGCCATAGTCAAGGAACCTGTCGCCCAGTTGGATCTAGATACAAAACCAGAACTTTCAGGATCTGTAAACGGAGGCCCAACCCACAAGGAATCACCCACCGCCAGCACCGTGTACATGGAGACCACAGATGAAGCTCTCATTGACGCCGTGAAGGCTGCACAAGTTGCAGAGCCCATCGGTGAAGTGACACCAGACTATGATTTCCTGGGGTCCATCAACGGGAAAGGCGGCTTTGTGACCAGACAAGGAGGAGCGCCAGAGGTCCCCCCCGAAGCAGAGTCTAGGGTGCAGGGAGACGACGGTTCAGGGGAGGACGGGCTCGCCGCCTGGTCTCCGAGCGTTGCTGCAGAAGCGATGGCGGCATCCTCAGCCATGACCGCCGCAAAATTTCAGAAACTCCCACACAAAGAAGATTCTCCGACAAGAAAAACTAGCGTTCCCATCGCTCAGAGAAAAG CTAAACCCAAGGTGGATGCTGAGAAAGACCAAGATAAAAACGCAAAG ACACCCAAACCATCTTCTACCAAAGCTAGACCCACTTCCACCCCCAAACGACCCTCCTCAGTCACAACAAGCCCCCTGAAAAAAACCTCCAGCCCGGCCTCGTCCATTCCTGCCTCCTCCTCTAGCAGACCCTCCTCAGTGTCTGCTAGGCCTGGCAGTGCTGGAGCCCGAGATCCCAAACCACGG GGTGCGGAAGCCAAGACTGGGGTCAAGACACCAGGTGGCACTAGACCTCAGGCCCCTGGATCCAGGATCCCTGCAAAAACCCCCACTCCTGGAGCCCAGACAGGCACCCCCTCAG CATCAAGGATGGATCAAAGGAAACCAGGAGCTGCAAAACATGACCGAG AGTCCCCTAAGACTCCGGAGCGCAGCGGGTACAGCAGCCCCAGTACCCCCAAGTCTCCCAGCAGCCGCTCCCACACCCCATCCCAGCAGCCAGGGGGGGCAACCAAAGAGGTGAAGAAGGTGGCCGTGGTGCGCACCCCACCCAAGTCCCCCGCCTCTGTGAAGAACCGCACGCCCGCCCCTCTGGTGCCCATGCCAGACCTGAAAAACGTCAGGTCCAAGATCGGCTCCACTGAGAACATCAAGCACCAGCCAGGAGGAGGGAAG GTGCAAATTGTGCAAAAGAAGATGGACTTTACAAGTGTTCAGTCTAGGTGTGGCTCCAAAGACAATATCCAGCATGTTCCAGGAGGTGGCAAT attCAAATCGTTAACAAAAAGATTGACCTGAGCAACGTGCAGTCCAAATGCGGCTCCAAGTCCAACATTCGTCACAAACCAG GGGGAGGCAACATTGAGATCAAGTCAGAGAAGCTGGATTTCAAGGTCCAATCAAAGGTCGGCTCCCTGGGCAACATTGGCCATGTTCCAGGAGGAGGCCAGAAGAAG